A genomic window from Fibrobacterota bacterium includes:
- a CDS encoding response regulator transcription factor, whose product MPEARILVVEDDASIRSGLRVTLELEGFSVEEACDGLEAMRILPVFLPDIVLLDLMLPGKSGFDICRELRSQRAELPILMLTARSDEASKVAGLTLGADDYVTKPFSLAELIARIRNLLRRKAMRAPAVVEVVEWQGRIRIDFKQFRCWADGQPVDLSTREFEILRDFAGHPGEVVRREDLLERVWGYSPDNLPSTRTVDNFLMRLRQKLELDQTNPQLLTSVRGAGYRLEIGPSA is encoded by the coding sequence ATGCCTGAAGCCAGAATCCTGGTCGTGGAAGACGACGCATCCATTCGCTCGGGCTTGCGGGTCACCCTCGAGCTGGAGGGGTTCTCCGTGGAAGAGGCCTGCGATGGGCTCGAGGCGATGCGGATCCTCCCTGTTTTCCTTCCCGATATCGTCCTATTGGACTTGATGCTTCCGGGGAAGTCTGGATTCGACATCTGTCGGGAGCTGCGCTCCCAACGTGCGGAACTTCCCATCTTGATGCTGACGGCGCGCTCCGATGAGGCCTCCAAGGTGGCCGGACTCACCTTGGGCGCGGACGATTACGTGACCAAACCGTTTTCCTTGGCGGAGCTCATCGCCCGGATCCGCAACTTGCTTCGCCGCAAGGCCATGCGCGCACCTGCGGTGGTGGAGGTCGTCGAATGGCAAGGCCGAATCCGGATCGATTTCAAGCAATTCCGTTGCTGGGCGGATGGCCAGCCGGTCGATCTTTCCACCCGTGAATTCGAAATCCTTCGTGATTTCGCCGGTCACCCTGGTGAAGTGGTCCGTCGCGAAGATCTGCTGGAACGGGTCTGGGGGTATTCGCCCGACAACCTTCCCAGCACCCGCACGGTGGACAACTTCCTGATGCGGTTGCGCCAGAAGCTGGAACTCGACCAGACCAATCCACAGCTTTTGACCAGTGTTCGAGGGGCGGGCTACCGGCTGGAGATCGGTCCCTCGGCGTAA
- the fabZ gene encoding 3-hydroxyacyl-ACP dehydratase FabZ, whose protein sequence is MPRLADLPKPNTPGCVLDHAGILAVLPHRHPFLFVDRMMEFEEGKRAVGLKLASFGEPHFVGHFPADPVMPGVIQIEALAQVATILVMLSFEVDGKRPAFLGIDKARFRRAVRPGDSLRLEVDLVSFRRNMATVQSRILVDGQVACEAELMATMV, encoded by the coding sequence ATGCCACGCCTTGCCGACCTTCCCAAGCCCAACACTCCAGGATGCGTCCTCGACCATGCCGGAATCCTTGCCGTGCTGCCGCACCGCCATCCCTTCCTTTTCGTCGACCGAATGATGGAATTCGAGGAAGGCAAACGCGCGGTCGGATTGAAGCTCGCGAGCTTCGGCGAACCGCATTTTGTCGGTCACTTTCCGGCCGACCCGGTGATGCCCGGCGTGATCCAGATCGAGGCGCTCGCCCAAGTGGCGACCATCCTCGTCATGTTGTCCTTCGAAGTGGACGGAAAACGTCCAGCCTTTCTGGGGATCGACAAGGCACGGTTCCGTCGTGCGGTCCGGCCGGGTGATTCGCTGCGGTTGGAAGTGGATCTCGTGAGTTTCAGGCGCAACATGGCCACCGTCCAATCGCGGATCCTGGTCGACGGCCAGGTCGCTTGCGAGGCCGAGCTGATGGCGACGATGGTGTGA
- a CDS encoding glycosyltransferase produces the protein MIRTGDVDVSVVVVSYNVRDRLRESLESLRSLDNGSPRIEVIVVDNASADDTVEVLSPEFPEVQFLAMDRNLGFSIGCNRGAALARAEWILFLNPDTVVLPETLREMKAFVDRNPELGIAGCRIVDGDGKLQLACRRSIPTPKITFQRLSGLSILFPRSHTLGRYNLTYLDPAGTYPVEAVSGSFLWIRTEVFREVQGFDEIFFLYGEDLDLCLRVARAGWEIWYHGSVHIVHHKGQSAATRPLGARINFYQAMVVFARKNFGVGVVLGGGLTLVAWLLAAMGHFGQSMRRWRRVGMDFVSINLSFFAISSVWLWMRESGTYLGEGRSDWVWHPVITFWFLGAMLLVGDYSGGPVSRRNFLTGLAAAVGGFLVTGFLARSIVFSRGSFIIGAGLACAAILGRHLLHARRARTQVHRALVVGVGPLSQDLARRFQSSSRIRLLGFLALQDEPLPESGEVMPLASMPNPMPALKALEARTLVIPTDERISRTLAELRQLKQVKLFLALPTPRDGEPVLVDITLDNNFPTERSQ, from the coding sequence GTGATCCGAACCGGTGATGTCGATGTTTCGGTCGTTGTCGTTTCCTACAACGTCCGAGATCGTCTCCGGGAGTCCCTGGAGAGTTTGCGCTCCCTGGATAACGGATCGCCTCGCATCGAGGTGATCGTCGTGGACAATGCTTCCGCAGACGATACCGTGGAAGTCCTTTCGCCGGAATTTCCTGAAGTCCAATTTTTGGCAATGGACCGCAACTTGGGTTTCTCCATCGGGTGCAACCGTGGGGCGGCACTGGCCCGAGCGGAATGGATCCTGTTTCTGAACCCGGATACGGTGGTCCTGCCGGAAACCTTGCGGGAGATGAAGGCCTTCGTGGACCGCAATCCGGAATTGGGGATCGCGGGATGCCGGATTGTCGACGGGGATGGAAAACTCCAGCTGGCCTGCCGGCGCTCGATCCCAACACCCAAGATCACTTTCCAGAGGCTTTCCGGGTTATCCATCCTGTTTCCACGAAGCCACACGCTGGGTCGGTACAATCTCACCTATCTGGATCCGGCTGGAACCTATCCGGTGGAAGCGGTCTCGGGGTCGTTCCTATGGATTCGGACCGAAGTCTTCCGTGAGGTCCAGGGTTTCGACGAGATTTTTTTCCTCTACGGCGAGGATCTCGATCTTTGTCTGCGCGTGGCCAGGGCGGGTTGGGAAATCTGGTACCACGGCTCCGTGCACATCGTGCACCACAAGGGGCAAAGCGCGGCCACTCGTCCACTGGGGGCCCGGATCAACTTCTACCAGGCCATGGTGGTTTTCGCCCGCAAGAACTTCGGCGTCGGGGTTGTTCTGGGCGGTGGATTGACCCTGGTGGCATGGCTCCTTGCCGCGATGGGACATTTCGGGCAGTCCATGCGTCGATGGAGACGGGTGGGCATGGATTTCGTTTCCATCAATCTTTCCTTCTTCGCCATCTCGAGTGTCTGGCTGTGGATGCGTGAGAGCGGGACGTATCTGGGCGAGGGGCGGTCCGATTGGGTCTGGCACCCCGTGATCACCTTCTGGTTCCTCGGAGCGATGCTTTTGGTGGGGGACTACTCGGGTGGTCCGGTCTCGCGCCGCAATTTTCTGACCGGATTGGCTGCGGCTGTCGGCGGCTTTTTGGTCACCGGCTTTCTGGCGAGGTCCATCGTCTTCTCCAGAGGCAGCTTCATCATCGGGGCGGGCCTTGCCTGCGCGGCCATCCTGGGCCGGCATCTCTTGCACGCCCGTCGGGCACGGACCCAGGTGCATCGAGCCTTGGTGGTCGGTGTCGGTCCGCTCTCCCAGGACCTTGCACGCAGATTCCAATCCTCTTCGCGGATTCGCCTGCTCGGGTTCTTGGCACTCCAGGATGAACCCTTGCCCGAATCCGGCGAGGTGATGCCGTTGGCATCCATGCCCAATCCGATGCCCGCCTTGAAGGCGCTGGAAGCCCGCACGCTGGTGATTCCTACCGACGAGCGGATTTCTCGCACCTTGGCGGAGCTTCGTCAGCTCAAGCAGGTCAAGCTCTTTTTGGCCCTGCCCACTCCTCGGGACGGCGAGCCCGTGCTCGTGGATATTACCTTGGACAACAACTTTCCAACGGAGCGTTCGCAATGA
- a CDS encoding acetyl-CoA carboxylase carboxyltransferase subunit alpha, with translation MGKGGGLDFEQPVLALDQKIAEMRALAMENGLDLESEISRLDKKREQLLAKSQQKMTAWNRVEIARRQGRPYALDHIQASFTDFVELHGDRAYADDPAIVAGFARLDGIPVCIVAHQKGKDTRENIHRNFGMPHPEGYRKALRVMKLAERFGRPVICLVDTPGAFPGIGAEERGQAQAIAENILEMSLLKVPVIVAVLGEGASGGALGIGVGDRLLMFENSWYCVISPEGCAAILWGDRLKAKEVADHMKLTGRDLLELGLIDRVVDEPAGGAHWRPEAACASLKVALLEELGALRSVSIDELVHSRMERYARVGVFLEGARRGQ, from the coding sequence ATGGGCAAGGGGGGCGGCCTCGATTTCGAGCAACCCGTGCTGGCACTGGATCAGAAAATCGCCGAAATGCGAGCCTTGGCGATGGAAAACGGGCTGGATCTGGAGTCGGAGATCTCCAGATTGGACAAAAAACGCGAGCAACTCCTCGCCAAGTCCCAGCAGAAAATGACCGCGTGGAACCGGGTCGAGATCGCTCGTCGACAAGGTCGGCCCTACGCGTTGGATCATATCCAGGCCTCGTTTACGGATTTTGTCGAACTCCATGGCGATCGCGCCTACGCGGACGATCCCGCCATCGTCGCGGGATTCGCGCGTTTGGACGGCATTCCCGTTTGCATCGTGGCCCATCAGAAGGGCAAGGATACCCGCGAGAACATCCATCGCAATTTCGGCATGCCCCACCCCGAGGGCTATCGCAAGGCCCTGCGTGTGATGAAGCTTGCCGAACGTTTCGGTCGCCCCGTGATCTGCCTGGTGGATACTCCGGGAGCCTTTCCTGGGATCGGCGCCGAGGAGCGAGGCCAGGCACAAGCGATCGCGGAAAACATCCTGGAGATGAGTCTTCTCAAGGTTCCGGTGATCGTGGCCGTGCTGGGGGAGGGAGCTTCTGGCGGCGCGCTGGGAATCGGCGTCGGAGATCGACTCCTGATGTTCGAAAATTCCTGGTATTGCGTGATCTCTCCGGAAGGTTGCGCGGCGATCCTCTGGGGGGATCGCTTGAAAGCGAAGGAAGTCGCCGACCACATGAAGCTCACCGGGCGCGATCTATTGGAGCTGGGATTGATCGACCGGGTGGTGGATGAGCCCGCTGGCGGTGCTCACTGGCGGCCGGAGGCCGCTTGTGCTTCTCTGAAGGTGGCTCTCCTGGAGGAACTCGGAGCATTGCGTTCCGTTTCCATCGATGAACTTGTCCACTCGCGCATGGAACGGTACGCTCGAGTGGGTGTTTTCCTGGAAGGAGCCCGCCGAGGGCAATGA
- a CDS encoding polyprenol monophosphomannose synthase has product MSARKTLIVVPTYNEKDNITELLDTLMGFSECVHVLVVDDGSPDGTGDIVEARTRETSRIHLMRRAGKMGLGSAYVAGFRWALARDYERVFEMDADFSHDPKYVPEMLEMSEKADLVIGSRYLTGVNVVNWPMSRLLLSWFANKYAKFVSGLPIADCTAGFKCFRREALESVDFDSIAAGGYGFQIEMNYKVWKKGFKLAEVPIVFVDRRAGVSKMSGKIIREALLLVVRLRLGRNR; this is encoded by the coding sequence TTGAGCGCTCGCAAGACCTTGATCGTGGTTCCCACGTACAATGAGAAAGACAACATCACGGAACTTCTGGATACCCTGATGGGCTTTTCGGAATGCGTGCATGTGCTGGTTGTCGACGACGGCTCCCCGGATGGTACCGGTGACATCGTCGAGGCCAGGACCCGTGAGACCTCCCGCATCCATCTGATGCGCCGTGCGGGCAAGATGGGCCTGGGAAGCGCCTACGTGGCCGGCTTCCGCTGGGCATTGGCTCGCGATTACGAGCGGGTGTTCGAGATGGATGCGGATTTCAGCCATGATCCGAAGTACGTCCCCGAGATGCTGGAGATGTCCGAGAAGGCGGATCTCGTCATCGGATCGCGGTATCTCACGGGCGTGAACGTCGTCAATTGGCCCATGTCCCGGTTGCTTTTGTCCTGGTTTGCCAACAAGTACGCGAAATTCGTTTCCGGACTCCCGATCGCCGACTGCACCGCCGGTTTCAAGTGTTTCCGTCGCGAAGCGCTGGAATCGGTCGATTTCGACAGCATCGCCGCGGGTGGCTACGGCTTCCAGATCGAAATGAACTACAAGGTCTGGAAAAAGGGCTTCAAACTCGCGGAAGTCCCCATCGTGTTCGTCGATCGCCGAGCGGGTGTGAGCAAGATGTCCGGTAAGATCATCCGGGAAGCGCTCCTGTTGGTGGTGCGTTTGCGCTTGGGGCGGAATCGGTGA
- a CDS encoding CDP-alcohol phosphatidyltransferase family protein yields the protein MSRIRYAIPNFFTSLNFLMGTFSLVLSPLGTQKMSFLWGEKTALEWAGWLIVYSVLLDKLDGFFAKRLKASSAFGAEFDSLADLVAFGLAPAMLFFHGLRAIAPQWAEQNVPIQILALSFYVLCAAWRLARYNVAQTGLKDYFVGMPSTLSGGFAALTFLIAYEWTGGVFSGTLASALVATQIVQAGLMISGFYISKLVSRKSKAFNLLQIVCVVIGYILGLMMKFPEFLFSLIAIYSAVGFTYGIIRRSRIKAELVSNPEG from the coding sequence ATGAGCCGCATCCGCTACGCGATTCCGAATTTCTTCACCAGCCTCAACTTTTTGATGGGGACGTTTTCGTTGGTCCTCTCTCCGCTGGGGACCCAGAAAATGTCGTTCCTCTGGGGCGAAAAAACCGCCTTGGAGTGGGCTGGCTGGCTCATCGTCTATTCGGTTCTGTTGGACAAGCTGGATGGATTTTTCGCCAAACGCCTGAAAGCATCGAGCGCCTTCGGTGCGGAATTCGATTCCCTGGCGGACCTTGTCGCCTTCGGGCTGGCTCCGGCGATGCTCTTTTTCCATGGGCTGCGGGCGATCGCTCCCCAGTGGGCGGAACAGAACGTGCCCATCCAGATCTTGGCGCTTTCCTTCTACGTCCTGTGTGCCGCTTGGCGCTTGGCCCGCTACAACGTGGCCCAGACCGGTCTGAAGGACTACTTCGTGGGGATGCCCTCCACGCTTTCCGGCGGATTTGCCGCGCTTACCTTCCTGATCGCCTACGAGTGGACTGGCGGCGTCTTTTCCGGAACCCTCGCTTCGGCTCTGGTGGCAACGCAAATTGTCCAAGCAGGCCTGATGATTTCCGGCTTCTACATCTCCAAACTGGTCAGTCGCAAATCCAAAGCGTTCAACCTGCTGCAGATCGTTTGCGTGGTGATCGGCTACATCCTTGGGCTGATGATGAAGTTCCCGGAATTTCTGTTCAGCCTGATTGCCATTTACAGTGCGGTGGGCTTCACCTACGGCATCATCCGTCGCTCGCGGATCAAGGCGGAGCTGGTCTCCAACCCGGAGGGGTGA
- a CDS encoding HAMP domain-containing histidine kinase: MASSGPNRSRGDAWLRWVWIPIVVPGLVLGWLAWRAIGVEQSLLRRQVVESRQRLAYQVAGNLSGAGREVRNQAQLQLERWVMDVGMGLAQVPPPWFDAVEIRGEQWSKQKLSGSIDSSRLEAMYQGFLGSAQTPDERLSLLEDWILVALHAPDHVLPLDLDHRLDTIRKGIATDVSTRPQWKALLADQLEAMQRRAVQVQVRKDASGVFDSLAKKPVTHLVDVAGRTWLVLAPPDLPRGVVAVGRFSERALQERLLNVELVPASKSSGPERELFLGMKNASGQILGLEGEPPASAPDELVAVPGGFPSWSVAVWSLRQHESATRFRTIFVSALLGLSLIVLVGATAAASRSIRVQRDLLTMKTDFIGNISHELKTPLTSIALYAELLAGGRGAERSGEFGATILREARRLQGLIEGLLSFARDEADHSAKLREPLRLDVLAREAGASFDAVSHRRNIEWRIETEPVTVVGDKSLLRPVIDNLVDNAFKYGKPGGKVHLEVRRKDQWAILRVIDDGPGIPEEDHPRVFERFFRGGGELTRTVSGTGLGLAIVKRNVEFHGGEVILESREGNGTIFEIRLVAVEETDA, translated from the coding sequence GTGGCCTCCTCCGGCCCGAATAGGTCGCGCGGCGACGCGTGGCTTCGGTGGGTGTGGATCCCCATCGTCGTCCCCGGCCTCGTGCTGGGATGGCTCGCTTGGCGGGCCATCGGGGTGGAACAGAGCCTGTTGCGCCGGCAGGTGGTCGAGTCCCGCCAGCGACTGGCCTACCAGGTCGCCGGGAATCTTTCCGGAGCCGGACGCGAGGTCCGCAACCAGGCGCAGCTGCAGCTGGAGCGCTGGGTCATGGACGTGGGCATGGGACTGGCACAGGTTCCGCCACCCTGGTTCGACGCGGTGGAGATCCGCGGCGAACAGTGGTCCAAACAGAAATTGTCGGGATCGATCGATTCGAGCAGGTTGGAAGCCATGTACCAGGGGTTTTTGGGGTCCGCCCAGACGCCGGATGAACGCCTGTCGCTTCTGGAGGATTGGATTCTTGTGGCGTTGCACGCGCCCGACCATGTGCTGCCACTCGATCTGGACCATCGATTGGATACCATCCGCAAGGGAATCGCCACGGATGTCTCCACCCGTCCGCAGTGGAAAGCCCTGTTGGCCGACCAATTGGAGGCCATGCAGCGCAGGGCCGTCCAGGTCCAGGTCCGCAAGGATGCCTCGGGGGTCTTCGACTCGCTCGCGAAAAAACCGGTCACGCACCTGGTCGATGTCGCGGGGCGGACCTGGCTGGTGCTGGCGCCCCCGGATCTGCCGCGCGGCGTGGTGGCGGTGGGCCGGTTTTCCGAGCGGGCCTTGCAGGAAAGGCTTCTCAACGTGGAGCTGGTGCCGGCTTCGAAGTCCTCTGGACCGGAGCGGGAGTTGTTCCTGGGGATGAAGAACGCCTCCGGACAGATCCTGGGCTTGGAGGGCGAGCCTCCGGCTTCGGCTCCCGACGAACTGGTGGCGGTTCCGGGAGGCTTCCCCTCCTGGTCGGTGGCGGTGTGGTCGCTTCGCCAGCACGAATCCGCCACCCGCTTTAGGACGATTTTTGTCTCCGCGTTGCTCGGGCTGTCCCTGATCGTCCTGGTCGGCGCCACGGCCGCGGCGAGCCGATCCATCCGTGTGCAGCGCGACCTGCTGACCATGAAGACCGATTTCATCGGCAACATTTCCCACGAGTTGAAGACCCCTCTGACTTCCATCGCCCTGTACGCGGAGCTATTGGCGGGGGGCCGAGGGGCCGAGCGCTCCGGTGAATTCGGAGCGACCATTCTGCGCGAGGCCAGACGACTCCAGGGCCTGATCGAGGGGCTGTTGTCTTTCGCCCGCGACGAGGCGGATCATTCGGCCAAGTTGCGCGAACCTCTGCGTCTGGACGTGCTCGCCCGCGAGGCGGGCGCATCCTTCGACGCGGTGTCGCATCGAAGGAACATCGAATGGCGCATCGAGACCGAGCCTGTCACGGTGGTGGGCGACAAATCCCTGTTGCGGCCGGTCATCGACAATCTGGTGGACAACGCGTTCAAGTACGGCAAACCCGGCGGCAAGGTCCATCTGGAGGTGCGGCGCAAGGACCAATGGGCCATTCTGCGGGTGATCGACGACGGACCAGGGATCCCCGAGGAGGATCACCCCCGCGTGTTCGAACGGTTTTTCCGGGGTGGAGGGGAACTGACCCGGACCGTTTCGGGCACTGGCCTGGGGCTTGCCATTGTCAAGCGCAACGTGGAATTTCACGGAGGGGAGGTGATTTTGGAAAGTCGCGAGGGGAACGGAACCATATTTGAGATCCGCCTGGTGGCGGTGGAGGAAACCGATGCCTGA